Proteins encoded by one window of Cannabis sativa cultivar Pink pepper isolate KNU-18-1 chromosome 4, ASM2916894v1, whole genome shotgun sequence:
- the LOC115712129 gene encoding calmodulin-binding transcription activator 4 isoform X2, whose product MKAMQSGYDINDLFQEAQSRWLKPAEVLFILQNHEKYKLTQEPPKKPTSGSLLLYNKRILRFFRRDGHNWRKKKDGRTVGEAHERLKVGNVETLNCYYAHGEENPSFQRRSYWILDPAYEHIVLVHYRDITEGNSSSRSGSGSGSGSGSATQLSPESFLSFSQSPSPSNTQNAGSLFVSDYQSYSPGSIEVTSDSVIQSNGNGHYDSIDGTGGILSTTQGDVNQALRKLEVQLSLNEDSVKDFESPSKLEDPNDPDLLEYENQMYNPNTFLDFNEPGNLAVDQCYSGFDGVPGDSGGDHRQLLEHEHRYGGKESVSWKEMLDSCNISSGVECQNNHALLNGTHVEYTRNGPTEEQEYLQWQKSSSSIVDNASSVMCQEVDHLKISSYPSSSKVLDTNSEYYAMLFDQGQTGPLESGVSLTTEQKQKFTIHEISPEWGYATEATKIIIVGSFLCDSSESTWHCMFGDVEVPAQIIQDGVLRCEAPPHPSGKVTICITAGNRQSCSEVKEFEYCLKPSSCVQGNPPLTESTRSPEELLLLVRFVQLLLSDSSMPRRDNKVLDAPQKLIADVDSWDSLIESLLDGSGTLSSTINLILEELLKDKLLQWISSRSQEQQDQTGCPLSKKEQGIIHMIAGLGFEWAINPILSSGVSINFRDINGWTALHWAARFGREKMVAALIASGASAGAVTDPCSQDPIGKTAASIAASNGHKGLAGYLAEVALTSHLSSLTLEESELYKGSAEIEAENTINSISKHGLIAHEDQLSLEPTLAAVRNAAQAAARIQSAFRAHSFRKQQKEAIDSNINEDEYGFSLNDISAMSKMKFRNPRDYNSAALSIQKKYRGWKGRKDFLALRQKVVKIQAHVRGYQIRKSYKVICWAVGVLEKVVLRWRRKGSGLRGYRPEIDPIDESEDILKVFRKQKVDGTIKEAFSRVMSMVKSSEARQQYIRVFEKYCQVKAERGDEGIEAAAAAASSELADLYGLEDVDMFSFP is encoded by the exons ATGAAAGCGATGCAATCAG GGTATGATATTAATGATCTTTTTCAAGAAGCTCAAAGCCGTTGGCTGAAGCCTGCGGAAGTGCTCTTCATTTTACAGAACCATGAGAAGTACAAACTTACCCAGGAGCCGCCTAAAAAGCCAACAA GTGGATCTTTGTTGCTCTATAACAAGAGGATCCTTCGGTTTTTTCGTAGAGATGGCCATAATTGGCGTAAAAAGAAGGATGGAAGAACTGTTGGGGAAGCACACGAACGCCTTAAG GTGGGAAATGTTGAAACTTTGAACTGTTATTATGCGCATGGAGAAGAGAATCCCAGTTTTCAGAGACGTAGCTATTGGATACTTGATCC GGCGTATGAGCACATTGTTCTTGTTCATTACAGAGACATAACTGAG GGAAATTCCAGTTCTAGGTCGGGATCTGGCTCTGGCTCTGGCTCTGGCTCTGCTACTCAACTATCCCCAGAATCATTTTTGTCTTTCAGCCAGAGCCCTAGCCCCTCTAATACTCAAAATGCAGGATCTCTCTTTGTTAGTGATTATCAGAGTTATAGTCCAGGGTCAATAGAAGTTACTTCAGATTCAGTAATCCAATCAAATGGAAACGGGCATTATGACAGTATAGATGGAACAGGAGGGATATTGAGTACAACACAGGGTGATGTTAATCAAGCTTTACGAAAACTTGAGGTGCAGTTAAGTCTAAATGAGGATAGTGTTAAAGACTTCGAGTCACCTAGTAAGCTTGAAGATCCAAATGATCCAGATCTACTGGAATATGAAAATCAGATGTACAATCCAAATACGTTTTTAGATTTTAATGAACCAGGAAATCTTGCAGTTGATCAATGCTATTCTGGATTTGATGGGGTGCCAG GTGACAGTGGTGGAGATCATCGTCAACTTCTTGAGCATGAACATAGGTATGGAGGAAAGGAGTCTGTATCCTGGAAAGAGATGCTTGACTCGTGCAATATTTCTTCAGGTGTTGAGTGCCAGAATAATCATGCATTGTTGAATGGAACT CACGTAGAATATACAAGAAATGGACCAACTGAAGAGCAGGAATACCTTCAATGGCAGAAATCCAGTAGTAGCATTGTTGATAATG CTTCCTCAGTGATGTGTCAAGAAGTTGACCATCTTAAAATTTCTTCATATCCATCTTCATCAAAAGTTCTTGACACCAATTCAGAATATTATGCTATGTTGTTTGATCAAGGCCAAACTGGACCACTTGAATCAGGTGTAAGTCTGACTACTGAACAAAAGCAGAAATTTACAATTCACGAAATATCTCCAGAATGGGGGTATGCCACTGAGGCTACAAAG ATAATCATTGTCGGATCGTTTCTTTGTGATTCATCAGAATCTACATGGCATTGTATGTTTGGTGATGTTGAAGTTCCCGCTCAAATCATTCAAGACGGAGTATTACGTTGTGAAGCTCCTCCTCACCCTTCCGGGAAGGTGACTATCTGCATTACTGCTGGTAATCGACAATCGTGCAGTGAAGTCAAAGAGTTTGAGTACTGTCTTAAGCCTAGCAGTTGTGTTCAAGGTAATCCACCTTTGACAGAATCAACAAGGAGTCCAGAGGAGTTGCTATTACTCGTCAGATTTGTACAGTTGCTCTTGTCAGACTCATCAATGCCGAGAAGAGATAATAAAGTATTGGATGCCCCTCAAAAATTGATAGCTGATGTAGATTCTTGGGATAGTCTAATAGAGTCTCTTTTAGATGGTAGTGGTACTTTATCTAGTACTATTAATTTGATTCTTGAAGAGCTTCTGAAAGACAAGTTACTGCAGTGGATATCTTCTAGATCCCAGGAGCAACAAGATCAGACAGGATGCCCATTATCCAAGAAAGAGCAAGGAATAATACATATGATTGCTGGGTTGGGATTTGAATGGGCCATAAACCCAATTCTTAGTTCCGGAGTGAGTATAAATTTCCGTGACATCAATGGATGGACTGCTCTACACTGGGCAGCTCGCTTTGGAAG GGAAAAAATGGTTGCTGCGCTTATAGCTTCTGGTGCATCAGCTGGAGCAGTGACAGATCCATGTTCACAAGATCCAATAGGCAAAACAGCTGCCTCTATTGCAGCCTCCAATGGGCATAAGGGTCTTGCTGGTTATCTTGCAGAAGTGGCATTAACTAGCCACCTGTCATCCCTTACTCTGGAAGAAAGTGAGCTTTATAAAGGTTCTGCTGAGATTGAAGctgaaaacactataaatagtaTATCAAAGCATGGCCTTATCGCCCATGAGGATCAGCTTTCCCTTGAACCTACTTTGGCTGCTGTCCGGAATGCAGCACAGGCTGCTGCACGCATACAGTCTGCTTTCAGGGCACATTCCTTCAGGAAACAACAGAAAGAAGCCATTGATTCTAATATAAATGAAGATGAGTATGGTTTCAGTTTGAACGATATTTCAGCAATGTCAAAGATGAAGTTCCGCAACCCACGTGATTACAATTCAGCTGCATTATCTATTCAGAAAAAGTATCGTGGGTGGAAAGGGCGCAAAGATTTCCTAGCACTACGCCAGAAAGTTGTCAAGATACAG GCTCATGTTAGAGGTTATCAAATTAGGAAAAGTTACAAAGTAATCTGCTGGGCTGTGGGAGTTCTAGAAAAGGTTGTACTAAGGTGGCGACGAAAAGGATCTGGTTTGCGTGGTTACCGGCCTGAGATAGACCCAATTGATGAAAGTGAAGACATTCTTAAGGTGTTCCGCAAGCAGAAAGTTGATGGAACAATTAAAGAGGCTTTCTCACGTGTAATGTCAATGGTGAAGTCCTCAGAGGCACGTCAACAATATATTCGCGTGTTTGAGAAGTATTGCCAGGTTAAG GCCGAACGTGGTGATGAGGGCATtgaagcagcagcagcagcagcatcGTCTGAACTTGCTGATTTGTACGGGTTAGAAGATGTGGATATGTTTTCATTCCCATAG
- the LOC115712129 gene encoding calmodulin-binding transcription activator 4 isoform X4, translating into MKAMQSGYDINDLFQEAQSRWLKPAEVLFILQNHEKYKLTQEPPKKPTSGSLLLYNKRILRFFRRDGHNWRKKKDGRTVGEAHERLKVGNVETLNCYYAHGEENPSFQRRSYWILDPAYEHIVLVHYRDITEGNSSSRSGSGSGSGSGSATQLSPESFLSFSQSPSPSNTQNAGSLFVSDYQSYSPGSIEVTSDSVIQSNGNGHYDSIDGTGGILSTTQGDVNQALRKLEVQLSLNEDSVKDFESPSKLEDPNDPDLLEYENQMYNPNTFLDFNEPGNLAVDQCYSGFDGVPGDSGGDHRQLLEHEHRYGGKESVSWKEMLDSCNISSGVECQNNHALLNGTHVEYTRNGPTEEQEYLQWQKSSSSIVDNGVSLTTEQKQKFTIHEISPEWGYATEATKIIIVGSFLCDSSESTWHCMFGDVEVPAQIIQDGVLRCEAPPHPSGKVTICITAGNRQSCSEVKEFEYCLKPSSCVQGNPPLTESTRSPEELLLLVRFVQLLLSDSSMPRRDNKVLDAPQKLIADVDSWDSLIESLLDGSGTLSSTINLILEELLKDKLLQWISSRSQEQQDQTGCPLSKKEQGIIHMIAGLGFEWAINPILSSGVSINFRDINGWTALHWAARFGREKMVAALIASGASAGAVTDPCSQDPIGKTAASIAASNGHKGLAGYLAEVALTSHLSSLTLEESELYKGSAEIEAENTINSISKHGLIAHEDQLSLEPTLAAVRNAAQAAARIQSAFRAHSFRKQQKEAIDSNINEDEYGFSLNDISAMSKMKFRNPRDYNSAALSIQKKYRGWKGRKDFLALRQKVVKIQAHVRGYQIRKSYKVICWAVGVLEKVVLRWRRKGSGLRGYRPEIDPIDESEDILKVFRKQKVDGTIKEAFSRVMSMVKSSEARQQYIRVFEKYCQVKAERGDEGIEAAAAAASSELADLYGLEDVDMFSFP; encoded by the exons ATGAAAGCGATGCAATCAG GGTATGATATTAATGATCTTTTTCAAGAAGCTCAAAGCCGTTGGCTGAAGCCTGCGGAAGTGCTCTTCATTTTACAGAACCATGAGAAGTACAAACTTACCCAGGAGCCGCCTAAAAAGCCAACAA GTGGATCTTTGTTGCTCTATAACAAGAGGATCCTTCGGTTTTTTCGTAGAGATGGCCATAATTGGCGTAAAAAGAAGGATGGAAGAACTGTTGGGGAAGCACACGAACGCCTTAAG GTGGGAAATGTTGAAACTTTGAACTGTTATTATGCGCATGGAGAAGAGAATCCCAGTTTTCAGAGACGTAGCTATTGGATACTTGATCC GGCGTATGAGCACATTGTTCTTGTTCATTACAGAGACATAACTGAG GGAAATTCCAGTTCTAGGTCGGGATCTGGCTCTGGCTCTGGCTCTGGCTCTGCTACTCAACTATCCCCAGAATCATTTTTGTCTTTCAGCCAGAGCCCTAGCCCCTCTAATACTCAAAATGCAGGATCTCTCTTTGTTAGTGATTATCAGAGTTATAGTCCAGGGTCAATAGAAGTTACTTCAGATTCAGTAATCCAATCAAATGGAAACGGGCATTATGACAGTATAGATGGAACAGGAGGGATATTGAGTACAACACAGGGTGATGTTAATCAAGCTTTACGAAAACTTGAGGTGCAGTTAAGTCTAAATGAGGATAGTGTTAAAGACTTCGAGTCACCTAGTAAGCTTGAAGATCCAAATGATCCAGATCTACTGGAATATGAAAATCAGATGTACAATCCAAATACGTTTTTAGATTTTAATGAACCAGGAAATCTTGCAGTTGATCAATGCTATTCTGGATTTGATGGGGTGCCAG GTGACAGTGGTGGAGATCATCGTCAACTTCTTGAGCATGAACATAGGTATGGAGGAAAGGAGTCTGTATCCTGGAAAGAGATGCTTGACTCGTGCAATATTTCTTCAGGTGTTGAGTGCCAGAATAATCATGCATTGTTGAATGGAACT CACGTAGAATATACAAGAAATGGACCAACTGAAGAGCAGGAATACCTTCAATGGCAGAAATCCAGTAGTAGCATTGTTGATAATG GTGTAAGTCTGACTACTGAACAAAAGCAGAAATTTACAATTCACGAAATATCTCCAGAATGGGGGTATGCCACTGAGGCTACAAAG ATAATCATTGTCGGATCGTTTCTTTGTGATTCATCAGAATCTACATGGCATTGTATGTTTGGTGATGTTGAAGTTCCCGCTCAAATCATTCAAGACGGAGTATTACGTTGTGAAGCTCCTCCTCACCCTTCCGGGAAGGTGACTATCTGCATTACTGCTGGTAATCGACAATCGTGCAGTGAAGTCAAAGAGTTTGAGTACTGTCTTAAGCCTAGCAGTTGTGTTCAAGGTAATCCACCTTTGACAGAATCAACAAGGAGTCCAGAGGAGTTGCTATTACTCGTCAGATTTGTACAGTTGCTCTTGTCAGACTCATCAATGCCGAGAAGAGATAATAAAGTATTGGATGCCCCTCAAAAATTGATAGCTGATGTAGATTCTTGGGATAGTCTAATAGAGTCTCTTTTAGATGGTAGTGGTACTTTATCTAGTACTATTAATTTGATTCTTGAAGAGCTTCTGAAAGACAAGTTACTGCAGTGGATATCTTCTAGATCCCAGGAGCAACAAGATCAGACAGGATGCCCATTATCCAAGAAAGAGCAAGGAATAATACATATGATTGCTGGGTTGGGATTTGAATGGGCCATAAACCCAATTCTTAGTTCCGGAGTGAGTATAAATTTCCGTGACATCAATGGATGGACTGCTCTACACTGGGCAGCTCGCTTTGGAAG GGAAAAAATGGTTGCTGCGCTTATAGCTTCTGGTGCATCAGCTGGAGCAGTGACAGATCCATGTTCACAAGATCCAATAGGCAAAACAGCTGCCTCTATTGCAGCCTCCAATGGGCATAAGGGTCTTGCTGGTTATCTTGCAGAAGTGGCATTAACTAGCCACCTGTCATCCCTTACTCTGGAAGAAAGTGAGCTTTATAAAGGTTCTGCTGAGATTGAAGctgaaaacactataaatagtaTATCAAAGCATGGCCTTATCGCCCATGAGGATCAGCTTTCCCTTGAACCTACTTTGGCTGCTGTCCGGAATGCAGCACAGGCTGCTGCACGCATACAGTCTGCTTTCAGGGCACATTCCTTCAGGAAACAACAGAAAGAAGCCATTGATTCTAATATAAATGAAGATGAGTATGGTTTCAGTTTGAACGATATTTCAGCAATGTCAAAGATGAAGTTCCGCAACCCACGTGATTACAATTCAGCTGCATTATCTATTCAGAAAAAGTATCGTGGGTGGAAAGGGCGCAAAGATTTCCTAGCACTACGCCAGAAAGTTGTCAAGATACAG GCTCATGTTAGAGGTTATCAAATTAGGAAAAGTTACAAAGTAATCTGCTGGGCTGTGGGAGTTCTAGAAAAGGTTGTACTAAGGTGGCGACGAAAAGGATCTGGTTTGCGTGGTTACCGGCCTGAGATAGACCCAATTGATGAAAGTGAAGACATTCTTAAGGTGTTCCGCAAGCAGAAAGTTGATGGAACAATTAAAGAGGCTTTCTCACGTGTAATGTCAATGGTGAAGTCCTCAGAGGCACGTCAACAATATATTCGCGTGTTTGAGAAGTATTGCCAGGTTAAG GCCGAACGTGGTGATGAGGGCATtgaagcagcagcagcagcagcatcGTCTGAACTTGCTGATTTGTACGGGTTAGAAGATGTGGATATGTTTTCATTCCCATAG
- the LOC115712129 gene encoding calmodulin-binding transcription activator 4 isoform X3 gives MKAMQSGYDINDLFQEAQSRWLKPAEVLFILQNHEKYKLTQEPPKKPTSGSLLLYNKRILRFFRRDGHNWRKKKDGRTVGEAHERLKVGNVETLNCYYAHGEENPSFQRRSYWILDPAYEHIVLVHYRDITEGNSSSRSGSGSGSGSGSATQLSPESFLSFSQSPSPSNTQNAGSLFVSDYQSYSPGSIEVTSDSVIQSNGNGHYDSIDGTGGILSTTQGDVNQALRKLEVQLSLNEDSVKDFESPSKLEDPNDPDLLEYENQMYNPNTFLDFNEPGNLAVDQCYSGFDGVPGDSGGDHRQLLEHEHRYGGKESVSWKEMLDSCNISSGVECQNNHALLNGTHVEYTRNGPTEEQEYLQWQKSSSSIVDNGVSLTTEQKQKFTIHEISPEWGYATEATKIIIVGSFLCDSSESTWHCMFGDVEVPAQIIQDGVLRCEAPPHPSGKVTICITAGNRQSCSEVKEFEYCLKPSSCVQGNPPLTESTRSPEELLLLVRFVQLLLSDSSMPRRDNKVLDAPQKLIADVDSWDSLIESLLDGSGTLSSTINLILEELLKDKLLQWISSRSQEQQDQTGCPLSKKEQGIIHMIAGLGFEWAINPILSSGVSINFRDINGWTALHWAARFGREKMVAALIASGASAGAVTDPCSQDPIGKTAASIAASNGHKGLAGYLAEVALTSHLSSLTLEESELYKGSAEIEAENTINSISKHGLIAHEDQLSLEPTLAAVRNAAQAAARIQSAFRAHSFRKQQKEAIDSNINEDEYGFSLNDISAMSKMKFRNPRDYNSAALSIQKKYRGWKGRKDFLALRQKVVKIQAHVRGYQIRKSYKVICWAVGVLEKVVLRWRRKGSGLRGYRPEIDPIDESEDILKVFRKQKVDGTIKEAFSRVMSMVKSSEARQQYIRVFEKYCQVKVMSHILSVDCNCLQESWILQTYSIITPMGSPLYECFLQAERGDEGIEAAAAAASSELADLYGLEDVDMFSFP, from the exons ATGAAAGCGATGCAATCAG GGTATGATATTAATGATCTTTTTCAAGAAGCTCAAAGCCGTTGGCTGAAGCCTGCGGAAGTGCTCTTCATTTTACAGAACCATGAGAAGTACAAACTTACCCAGGAGCCGCCTAAAAAGCCAACAA GTGGATCTTTGTTGCTCTATAACAAGAGGATCCTTCGGTTTTTTCGTAGAGATGGCCATAATTGGCGTAAAAAGAAGGATGGAAGAACTGTTGGGGAAGCACACGAACGCCTTAAG GTGGGAAATGTTGAAACTTTGAACTGTTATTATGCGCATGGAGAAGAGAATCCCAGTTTTCAGAGACGTAGCTATTGGATACTTGATCC GGCGTATGAGCACATTGTTCTTGTTCATTACAGAGACATAACTGAG GGAAATTCCAGTTCTAGGTCGGGATCTGGCTCTGGCTCTGGCTCTGGCTCTGCTACTCAACTATCCCCAGAATCATTTTTGTCTTTCAGCCAGAGCCCTAGCCCCTCTAATACTCAAAATGCAGGATCTCTCTTTGTTAGTGATTATCAGAGTTATAGTCCAGGGTCAATAGAAGTTACTTCAGATTCAGTAATCCAATCAAATGGAAACGGGCATTATGACAGTATAGATGGAACAGGAGGGATATTGAGTACAACACAGGGTGATGTTAATCAAGCTTTACGAAAACTTGAGGTGCAGTTAAGTCTAAATGAGGATAGTGTTAAAGACTTCGAGTCACCTAGTAAGCTTGAAGATCCAAATGATCCAGATCTACTGGAATATGAAAATCAGATGTACAATCCAAATACGTTTTTAGATTTTAATGAACCAGGAAATCTTGCAGTTGATCAATGCTATTCTGGATTTGATGGGGTGCCAG GTGACAGTGGTGGAGATCATCGTCAACTTCTTGAGCATGAACATAGGTATGGAGGAAAGGAGTCTGTATCCTGGAAAGAGATGCTTGACTCGTGCAATATTTCTTCAGGTGTTGAGTGCCAGAATAATCATGCATTGTTGAATGGAACT CACGTAGAATATACAAGAAATGGACCAACTGAAGAGCAGGAATACCTTCAATGGCAGAAATCCAGTAGTAGCATTGTTGATAATG GTGTAAGTCTGACTACTGAACAAAAGCAGAAATTTACAATTCACGAAATATCTCCAGAATGGGGGTATGCCACTGAGGCTACAAAG ATAATCATTGTCGGATCGTTTCTTTGTGATTCATCAGAATCTACATGGCATTGTATGTTTGGTGATGTTGAAGTTCCCGCTCAAATCATTCAAGACGGAGTATTACGTTGTGAAGCTCCTCCTCACCCTTCCGGGAAGGTGACTATCTGCATTACTGCTGGTAATCGACAATCGTGCAGTGAAGTCAAAGAGTTTGAGTACTGTCTTAAGCCTAGCAGTTGTGTTCAAGGTAATCCACCTTTGACAGAATCAACAAGGAGTCCAGAGGAGTTGCTATTACTCGTCAGATTTGTACAGTTGCTCTTGTCAGACTCATCAATGCCGAGAAGAGATAATAAAGTATTGGATGCCCCTCAAAAATTGATAGCTGATGTAGATTCTTGGGATAGTCTAATAGAGTCTCTTTTAGATGGTAGTGGTACTTTATCTAGTACTATTAATTTGATTCTTGAAGAGCTTCTGAAAGACAAGTTACTGCAGTGGATATCTTCTAGATCCCAGGAGCAACAAGATCAGACAGGATGCCCATTATCCAAGAAAGAGCAAGGAATAATACATATGATTGCTGGGTTGGGATTTGAATGGGCCATAAACCCAATTCTTAGTTCCGGAGTGAGTATAAATTTCCGTGACATCAATGGATGGACTGCTCTACACTGGGCAGCTCGCTTTGGAAG GGAAAAAATGGTTGCTGCGCTTATAGCTTCTGGTGCATCAGCTGGAGCAGTGACAGATCCATGTTCACAAGATCCAATAGGCAAAACAGCTGCCTCTATTGCAGCCTCCAATGGGCATAAGGGTCTTGCTGGTTATCTTGCAGAAGTGGCATTAACTAGCCACCTGTCATCCCTTACTCTGGAAGAAAGTGAGCTTTATAAAGGTTCTGCTGAGATTGAAGctgaaaacactataaatagtaTATCAAAGCATGGCCTTATCGCCCATGAGGATCAGCTTTCCCTTGAACCTACTTTGGCTGCTGTCCGGAATGCAGCACAGGCTGCTGCACGCATACAGTCTGCTTTCAGGGCACATTCCTTCAGGAAACAACAGAAAGAAGCCATTGATTCTAATATAAATGAAGATGAGTATGGTTTCAGTTTGAACGATATTTCAGCAATGTCAAAGATGAAGTTCCGCAACCCACGTGATTACAATTCAGCTGCATTATCTATTCAGAAAAAGTATCGTGGGTGGAAAGGGCGCAAAGATTTCCTAGCACTACGCCAGAAAGTTGTCAAGATACAG GCTCATGTTAGAGGTTATCAAATTAGGAAAAGTTACAAAGTAATCTGCTGGGCTGTGGGAGTTCTAGAAAAGGTTGTACTAAGGTGGCGACGAAAAGGATCTGGTTTGCGTGGTTACCGGCCTGAGATAGACCCAATTGATGAAAGTGAAGACATTCTTAAGGTGTTCCGCAAGCAGAAAGTTGATGGAACAATTAAAGAGGCTTTCTCACGTGTAATGTCAATGGTGAAGTCCTCAGAGGCACGTCAACAATATATTCGCGTGTTTGAGAAGTATTGCCAGGTTAAGGTAATGAGTCACATTTTATCAGTAGATTGTAACTGTTTACAGGAATCTtggattttacaaacttattccaTTATTACCCCAATGGGGTCCCCTTTGTATGAATGTTTCCTGCAGGCCGAACGTGGTGATGAGGGCATtgaagcagcagcagcagcagcatcGTCTGAACTTGCTGATTTGTACGGGTTAGAAGATGTGGATATGTTTTCATTCCCATAG